In Blastococcus saxobsidens DD2, the genomic stretch ACCTCCTCGACCAGTGGCAGCAGCTCGGCGACTGGTCAGCACTGCGGGCCGGTGCCGATAGGGTCGTCGCCGCGCTGCTCGCCGCGGCGGCGGACACGCGTGCTGGCGAGTTCGTCGAGACGATCGTGACGGTGCTGGACTCTGCGGGCGCCCGGGCCGAACTTCGCTCGGACGACGCGAACGAACTCGAGCGCATGCGTGACGCTCTGAGTCCAGCCGGCGGGATGGCCGACTACACGGTCCGCGACCTGGGAGGTCTACGCCTGCGAGGTGGACGAGTGGAAGTGTTGACGATGTCCTCGAGCAAGGGGCTGGAGTTCGACCACGTCTTCATCGCAGCGTTGGAAGAGGGCAAGCTCCCGTTCTTCGCGTCCGTACGCGGGTCTGCCGAGTGGACCGAGGACCGCCGCAAGTTCTACGTGTCGTTCACCCGCGCCCGGGATTCGGTCGAAGTTCTCTACTCCGGCTGGTACGACACCCCACGGGGCCGGCGGCACAACGGCCCGAGCGTGTTCCTCCGCGAATCCGGCTTGGTCGGCTAGAGCCTCGGCGGGTCTTGGGGAACCGCGCGGTGGGCGATGGCCCTGATCCGAAGATCCAAACTCGGGCATCCCTGTCCGTACGTCCTGGCGGAACCCGCCGGCGCCTCGGTCCTTCGATCCGCGAGCCCACCGCTCACGCAGAAGAGTGCCGTTGCAGCAGGGCGGCGACACAGGCAACGACCGCGGAGGCGTCGCGACGGTCGTAGCGAAAGTCGGCGGTGATGGCGTCGGCGTGGTGGGCACCGCTGGCGACGGAATGCACCGCGGTGCGCAGTGCCGCGAACCTTTGCGCCAGGTCGCGTTGACGTGCCGTCCTCGGCTCGTCATACGCGACGGGAGGGTCGAGCTGGTCGTATAGGTCGAGAGCGAGCCGCGCGTCGCGCACTGCGTCCTCGGCGCGGCCGTCCGCCAGCGCCCGTAAGGCTGATTGCAGTCGGCGGCCGGCCTGTGCGCGCAGGCTGTCCGGATCGCCGAGCGGCAGCGGCACCAGGAGCGGCACGGTGACCAGGGCGCCGAGGCGCTCCGCATGGCTGGCCCAAGCTGGGCCGCGGACGCGGATCCAGTCCTGCGCGTCGGCGGCCGGATAGTCCAGAGTCGCGGCGCCGGCGAGGGCGACGTGCAGGTCGACGAGCAGTTCCAGGTCGCCTCCATCGCGGTCGGCCTCGACGCCGGCCAATTGCTGGTCGCTGATCGTGGTGGTGAGCACCACCGAGCGCGGGTAGGACGCTACGGCGCTGACCAGCAGCGGCTGATCGGATTGCAGCACCCCGATCCAGCCCATCGAGTGCTGGAGCCGTAGCGCTCCGGAGATCAGCGCAACCGACCCCACGGGCAGGCCCACCGGGGTGGCTTTGTAGCGCAACACGAGACGGTGGGCGCCTGGCCCAGGCTCCGCCGTCACTTCGTCGAACATGAGGCGAAGCTCTGCACCAACGGCCAGACGGATGTTCGTCACGCCGTTCATCGTCCCGAACGCGGTTCCCAGGGGTGGGACGGCTCTCGCTCTGCCGGTCGTTGAGCGGGCCCTGGATGCTGCCGCTGGGCCGCGGCAGCTGAGCTGGGCGCTGCTCGGGTCAGGCCTCCTGCCGGCCCAGGCTGAAGTGGCAGTCGGCGGCCAGGTCCACGAGAAGCCGGGAGGTTTCTGGGGCAGACGCCGGCCGGAGCCGCCGGCGAGAGCGTCCTGCGCCGCGGCCCGTTCGGCGTCCGTTTCGCCTCCCACTCAGGCCTGATGCTCGACGCTTGTTGCCGGTGATGTTGTCCGCCACCCGCTGACCTGCGGGTTTCCTCCCGGTCGCCAGTTCTGTGACCCCCATGGGTCAGACTGCACCTCGTGGTACTCCGGTCGGCCTCTGCAGATCTTGATACGGCGGCCCTTCGGAAGGCCCGGGGCGCCTTCTTCACCCCGGAACCGCTCGCGCGCTATATCACTGACTGGGCGGTCCGTTCCGTCGACGACCGTGTGCTCGAACCCTCGTGCGGCGAGGCGGCGTTCCTCCTGGCCGCGGTCGATCGCCTGGCCGCCCTGGAGGCCACCAGCACCGGACAGGCGTTGCTCCCCCACCTCGACGGCGTCGAACTGCACGAGGACTCAGCCCAAGCAGCACGGGAACTGCTGACAGCGGCTGGCGTGGAGGCAACCGTCACCGTCGGAGACTTCTTCGGAGTCAATCCGGGGCGGCAGTACGACGCGGTGATCGGGAATCCGCCTTACGTCCGCTACCAGGACTTTTCCGGCGAGAGCCGGGCACGATCCCGCGCCGCGGCGCTCCGCGGTGGCGTCTCCCTGACTGGCCTAGCGTCCTCCTGGGCGGCCTTCACGGTGCATGCGGCACAGTTCTTAAAGCCCGGCGGTCGTCTCGGCTTGGTGCTGCCGGCCGAACTCTTGACGGTCAACTACGCGGCCGGGGTGCGCACCTTCCTGCTGCAGAATTTCGAGCAGGTCGACCTCGTCGCCTTCGACGAGCGTGTCTTTCCCGGGGTACTAGAAGAGGTCGTCCTGGTTCTGGCTGATGGTTACGCCAACGGCCCCACCGACCACTTCCAGCTGTTCCAGGCGAGGAACGCCGACGACCTGGCGAACACGACGACGCCACGGCTGTGGCGGCCGATCCCGCCCGCCGGCAAGTGGACTGCCAGCCTGCTGACCAGCGAGACCCTCGGCGCCTATTCCGGGCTGCTGGCGACTGAGTCCTTCACGCTGCTGGAGACCTGGGGTGACACGACGCTCGGCATGGTCACGGGCAACAACAAGTACTTCGCCTTGAGCCCAGCGCGCGCCGCTCAGCTCGGCCTGTCCAAGTCAGACCTGCTGCGGTTGTCACCCCCTGGCTCGCGACACCTGCGGGGCCTCAGCCTCACCACCGCGGCACTCACTGAGTTGGGAGACGCTGGCGCAGCAGTCTGCTTGTTCCGACCGGCTGGCGAGCCGTCTGCGGCTGCGTGGGCGTACATCGCAGAGGGCGAGGCGCGAGAGGTTGATCAGGCCTACAAGTGCCAGGTGAGAAAGCCGTGGTGGCGGACGCCGCTGGTGAAGCCGGCTGATCTGCTGCTGACGTACATGAACGCCGATACGCCGCGGCTGTCTGCCAACAAGGCCCAGGCGCACCATCTCAACTCGGTGCACGGCGTCTATCTGAAGCCGGAACACCGGGCGCTGGGCAGCGATCTGCTGCCGGTGGCGTCCCTGAACTCCATGACGCTGCTCGGCGCAGAGATGGTTGGCCGCGCCTACGGCGGCGGGATGCTCAAGCTGGAACCCAAGGAAGCTGACCTGTTGCCCGTGCCGTCGCCCGCCCTGACCAAAGCCGCCGAGACGGCCCTACGGAGACTTCGGCCGCAGTTGGTCCGCCTCCTGGCCAGCG encodes the following:
- a CDS encoding HsdM family class I SAM-dependent methyltransferase, with amino-acid sequence MVLRSASADLDTAALRKARGAFFTPEPLARYITDWAVRSVDDRVLEPSCGEAAFLLAAVDRLAALEATSTGQALLPHLDGVELHEDSAQAARELLTAAGVEATVTVGDFFGVNPGRQYDAVIGNPPYVRYQDFSGESRARSRAAALRGGVSLTGLASSWAAFTVHAAQFLKPGGRLGLVLPAELLTVNYAAGVRTFLLQNFEQVDLVAFDERVFPGVLEEVVLVLADGYANGPTDHFQLFQARNADDLANTTTPRLWRPIPPAGKWTASLLTSETLGAYSGLLATESFTLLETWGDTTLGMVTGNNKYFALSPARAAQLGLSKSDLLRLSPPGSRHLRGLSLTTAALTELGDAGAAVCLFRPAGEPSAAAWAYIAEGEAREVDQAYKCQVRKPWWRTPLVKPADLLLTYMNADTPRLSANKAQAHHLNSVHGVYLKPEHRALGSDLLPVASLNSMTLLGAEMVGRAYGGGMLKLEPKEADLLPVPSPALTKAAETALRRLRPQLVRLLASGQVVSAARLVDEVLLIGELGLPEAEVKALRQGHEELTARRVARGGASHVHRGDGGTVSRRANSNRLRRP